The Desulfobulbaceae bacterium region GCCGCAAATCTTTGGGATCAAGGACAACGATCTGACCAATCCGAGTGGTGACTTTCGGCAGCGCCTTCATTACCAAAGGCCGAACAGTAGCCATTTGAGGACGGGTATCAGGACAGACGATTGTCGCCATAATATTACCGCCAAAGGCTGGTCTGGTCTGAAGGAGATGTCCTTCTTCATCAACAGCAAGATCGGTACAGTCCGCGGTAAGGCCTGCGCCCAGGGCAGTCGCCACCTTAGGGATAAAAGAACGGCCAATGGCAGTTGCCCCCGCCAGAACGATCTCAGGCTTATGCTGAGCAATCAGATCTTCCAGAACATTGGCGTAGGCATCATCGGTAAAAGGGGCGAGTTCCGGGGCGTCGGCCACATACACGGTGTCAGCGCCGTGAGCGATCAAGGTCTCAGCCTGGCCGGCCAAGCCTTCCCCAAGCAACACCGCAGATAAGGTGACCCCCTTCTGGTCGGCTATCTGCCGGCCAATGCCAAGGAGTTCCAATGCCACAGGGGCGAGAGCGCCATGACGATATTCGGCATATACCCAGACTCCGGAATAGGCTGTCAGATCAACTCCGGATGCCTGATCTGCCTTCTCGATAAAAAGGGCGCCAGGCTCGCAGTTGTCCACGCAATTTCCGCACAAAGTACACTTATCATTCACTTCAGCGATCCCAGCAACCACAACAATCGCACCGAAGGAACACTGATCCTCACATACCCCGCAGCCTATACATTTTTCCGTATCAATCGTAAGCATGATCACACTAAGCTGTTATAAATAATTGTAGCATCACAATACTGGAAACGGCACAAGGGGCCGCACAAGAAATAGTTAGAGATGTATAACCGCCCAACTGCATCAGACCATAAGAGAACTGATAGTTATTTGGTAACGGACCCTAACGACTGAAGGATGGTAGCCAACTGGCTCACCTGTTCATGAATCGGCCCCTCCAGCATAGTCCGATCTCCACGTAACTCAGGAGCAAAGACCTTGAATACCTTGGTCGGCGATCCCGCCAAGCCTAAACAGGCCGGATCAGCTTGAATTCCCGCAGCATCGAGACGAAGGATTTCTACCTTCTTGGCCCGCATTTTCCCTTTAAGAGATGGAATTCGGGGCTCGTTAATCTCCTTAACGACGGTCAACAGGGCTGGCAGGGTGATTTTCAACTCATCATAACCGTCATCCATCATCCGCTGCAAAAGCAAGACACCATCTTTCACACCATGAACCTTGCGAGCATAAGACGCATAGGGCCATCCGAGTCGATGGGCCAAACCAGGGCCAACCTGAGCGGTATCGCCATCAATGGCTTGCTTGCCACACAATACCAGATCACAGCCGCCTATGGTCTTAATGGCTTGGGCCAAGGTATACGTAGTTGCCCAGGTGTCAGAACCGGCAAAGGCTCGATCAGAAACCAATACAGCCTCATCCGCGCCGCACGCCACAGCTTCACGCAACATCTCTTCGGCCTGAGGGGGACCCATGGAGAGAGCCACTACGGTACCGCCGTACTGTTCCTTTAACCGCACCCCTTCTTCCAAGGCGTGACGGTCATAGGGATTCATGATACTCTGCACCCCTTCCCGACTCAAGGTATTGGTTTTGGGATCAAGTCGGACATTCTTGGCGTCCGGGACTTGCTTCAGGCAACAAACAATCTTCATGAAGTATATTCCTTATTCAGGGCCTGACCAACGACATTGCGCTGGATTTGATTAGTCCCCTCATAAATTTGCAGAATCTTGGCATCACGCATCATTTTCTCAACCGGATATTCTCTCATATACCCATAACCAGCGAGGACCTGGACCGCATCAACGGTAACCTTCATGGCTACGTCGGTGGCAAAAACCTTGCACATCGATGATGCCTTGGACATATCTCCTGGGTGAGCGTCGATATGCTTGGCTGCCTGATAGACCAAAGCCCGGGCAGCCTCGGTCTGGATCGCCATATCAGCGAGCAGATGCTGCACTGCTTGAAATGCGATGATCGGCTTACCGAACTGAACGCGCTGCTTGGCGTAAGTGACAGCCTCATCCAAGGCTGCCTGAGCCAGGCCAACTCCTAAGATGGCGATGCCAGGACGGGACTTATCCAAGGTCTTCATGACTGTAATAAAACCGGAGCCAGGCCTGCCAATCATTCGATCTATAGGAATGCGGCAATCCTTAAAGATCAATTCACGGGTCGACGAAGCGCGGATACCAAGTTTCTTCTCCTTCTGGCCGTATGAAAAACCGGGGTCAGTATCCTCCACGACAAACATGGATGCCCCTCTCGGACCTTTGCTCCGATCCGTGATCGCGATCACAGAATAAATATTTGCTTCACCGGCATTGGTAATCCATTGCTTGGTGCCATTCAACACCCAATGATCACCATCAAGAACAGCGGTGGTCTGGATCCCGGAAGCGTCACTTCCGGCATTAGGCTCGGTCAAGGCAAAAGCCGCCATCTTCTCACCGCTGGCAAGTGACGGCAGATACTTGCTTTTAAGCTCAGCAGAGCCTGAAAGAATAATGGGATACGCGCCCAGGGCATTAGCAGCAAAACTGGTGGCAATACCAACACACCCACGGGCAAACTGTTCAAGTGCCAGCACGATATCATAACTGCCGCCACCATAGCCGCCATACTCCTCTTCTATATAAAGGCCCGCGAGATCAGCCTGGGCAATCGCCTGAATAATCTCTGTTGGAAATTCCTCTTTTTCATCCAATTCAGCCCTGATGGGGATGATTTTCTCATCCGTGATCTGCCGTGCCACATCAACGATCAACTGCTGTTCTTCAGTTAAAAAATAATCCATTTTACTCCCCTGATCAAAAACTTACATTTTCGTTATCATCTACTTCCATATATAATGAGCTAGCCTCGCGGGATATTCTGACTACGGCCTATCTCTCTTTTGTTAGTTTCATAATGCCATGTATTGGCACGCCCCTACCACCGAATGATAGAAGCGCCCCAAGTAAATCCGCCACCAAAAGCACAAAACAGCAGGAGATCGCCCTGACCAAACCTGCCCTCCCGATTGGCTTCATCCAAGGCAATAGGGATACTGGCTGCCGATGTATTACCATATTTGTCTATATTAACATAGATTTTTTCTGGCGCGACTCCAAGCCGTTCAATCAGGCTATTAACGATACGAATATTGGCCTGATGGGGGATGATCAGGGTAATATCATCGGCAGTCAAACCCGCCATAGTAAGAACATGATCAACGGCCCCGGCCATGGCCCTGACCGCATAACGGAAGACATCACGCCCGGTCATCGTAATAAACGATTCCTGATTGTGAAAATTACCGAGATCTGGATTCATGCCCTTGGCTGAGTCCATACTCAACAGATCATACAGTCGGCCATCCGAAAACATCTTACTAGCCAGCACTCCTCCAGGGCTGCCCCCGGTCACCAGACAGGCTCCGGCGCCATCACCAAACAAGACACAGGTATTGCGATCCTGCCAATTGACACGAGTAGACAGAGTTTCTGCGCCAATCACCATTATCTTCAAAGAAGGATCACGCGTCAGATAGGCATCTGCCATGTCAAGCGCATAGAGAAAGCCGGAACAGGCGGCATTAAGATCATAGGCAAAGGCATTGACGGCACCCAATTCTTTTTGTACCAGACAGGCACACGACGGCATGCTCATGTCACTGGTGATGGTGCCGAGCAAGATAATATCGATATCAGCCGGGGTCAGTCCCGCCATGGACAGGGCTTGGCGGGCCGCTCCTGCAGCAAGCTTTGATGTCTCCTCCCCCGGTCCCGCGATCCTCCGGGTTTTAATGCCGGTACGTGATGAGATCCACTCGTCCGAGGTATCGACCATGCTCTCTAACTCGGCATTGGCCAAAACCCTCTTCGGCAAGCAGGAGCCAGTTCCAAGGACAAAAGAATTCATGGTCTGCGGCACAGCGCTCACTCCCCTTCCTGATCAACAACAAGGGCCTCTGAGGCTCCAAGCATCTCTATAATCCGCTCGTTCATCTTATTGTTGACTAATTCTCCAGCCACCCTGATGGCATTTTTTATCGCCATCGCGTTAGACCGCCCATGACAGATGATCCCGGTGCCGTTAAAACCGAGCAGTGGACCGCCGCCGTATTCGGCGTAGTCAGTTCGCTTTTTGATATTGGCGTATGCTTTTCTGGTCAACAGGTAACCGACTTTGGATTTCAGACTCCTCTTCAGCTCTTCTCTGAGCATGGAGACCAAGGCCTCTGCCAGCCCTTCACTCAACTTCAGACAAATATTACCGACAAAGCCATCGCAAACCATCACATCAACATCGCCGCGAAAGACATCGCGCCCTTCGACGTTGCCGATATAATTCAGCGTACTCTGCCGTAAGATTTCATGAGTGCTTTTAACCAAGGCATTGCCTTTGCCCCCCTCTTCGCCGATGCTAAGCAAAGCTACCTTAGGGTGCTCAA contains the following coding sequences:
- a CDS encoding acyl-CoA dehydrogenase produces the protein MDYFLTEEQQLIVDVARQITDEKIIPIRAELDEKEEFPTEIIQAIAQADLAGLYIEEEYGGYGGGSYDIVLALEQFARGCVGIATSFAANALGAYPIILSGSAELKSKYLPSLASGEKMAAFALTEPNAGSDASGIQTTAVLDGDHWVLNGTKQWITNAGEANIYSVIAITDRSKGPRGASMFVVEDTDPGFSYGQKEKKLGIRASSTRELIFKDCRIPIDRMIGRPGSGFITVMKTLDKSRPGIAILGVGLAQAALDEAVTYAKQRVQFGKPIIAFQAVQHLLADMAIQTEAARALVYQAAKHIDAHPGDMSKASSMCKVFATDVAMKVTVDAVQVLAGYGYMREYPVEKMMRDAKILQIYEGTNQIQRNVVGQALNKEYTS
- a CDS encoding ketoacyl-ACP synthase III, with the translated sequence MNSFVLGTGSCLPKRVLANAELESMVDTSDEWISSRTGIKTRRIAGPGEETSKLAAGAARQALSMAGLTPADIDIILLGTITSDMSMPSCACLVQKELGAVNAFAYDLNAACSGFLYALDMADAYLTRDPSLKIMVIGAETLSTRVNWQDRNTCVLFGDGAGACLVTGGSPGGVLASKMFSDGRLYDLLSMDSAKGMNPDLGNFHNQESFITMTGRDVFRYAVRAMAGAVDHVLTMAGLTADDITLIIPHQANIRIVNSLIERLGVAPEKIYVNIDKYGNTSAASIPIALDEANREGRFGQGDLLLFCAFGGGFTWGASIIRW
- a CDS encoding electron transfer flavoprotein subunit alpha, whose translation is MLTIDTEKCIGCGVCEDQCSFGAIVVVAGIAEVNDKCTLCGNCVDNCEPGALFIEKADQASGVDLTAYSGVWVYAEYRHGALAPVALELLGIGRQIADQKGVTLSAVLLGEGLAGQAETLIAHGADTVYVADAPELAPFTDDAYANVLEDLIAQHKPEIVLAGATAIGRSFIPKVATALGAGLTADCTDLAVDEEGHLLQTRPAFGGNIMATIVCPDTRPQMATVRPLVMKALPKVTTRIGQIVVLDPKDLRLHSRVEVLSSILEDEDKINLSEANIVVAGGRGVGDAKGFALIQELADILGGAVAASRAAVDAGWINYPHQVGQTGKTVAPKVYICCGISGAIQHLVGMSSSDTIIAINKDPNAPIFDIATYGIVGDLFEVLPKLIDNLRSKKL
- a CDS encoding electron transfer flavoprotein subunit beta/FixA family protein, which codes for MKIVCCLKQVPDAKNVRLDPKTNTLSREGVQSIMNPYDRHALEEGVRLKEQYGGTVVALSMGPPQAEEMLREAVACGADEAVLVSDRAFAGSDTWATTYTLAQAIKTIGGCDLVLCGKQAIDGDTAQVGPGLAHRLGWPYASYARKVHGVKDGVLLLQRMMDDGYDELKITLPALLTVVKEINEPRIPSLKGKMRAKKVEILRLDAAGIQADPACLGLAGSPTKVFKVFAPELRGDRTMLEGPIHEQVSQLATILQSLGSVTK